In bacterium, one DNA window encodes the following:
- a CDS encoding radical SAM protein, giving the protein MIDLLLVNPGNPKKVYGKLRSNLAGIEPPYWCALIASFIRKKGYSVKIIDADAENLSPEETVNEIIKNNPVLVNIVVMGTNPSASSTPKMTTVRELLNILKEKNKNIKVMLSGLHPSSLPEKTLKEEKTDFVCQGEGFLTTLNLLECLKGKKDIRGIKGLWYRKNDEIVSGGYEEIITDLDSLPLPAWDLLPMEKYRAHNWHCFKNIDERGNYAAIYTSFGCPFNCSYCNIKALYNNKPGIRYKSPEKVIEEIDELVGKYNIKNLKIADELFVLNKERVNKICDLIIERGYKLNIWAYARIDTVDEEILKKLKKAGFNWLCYGIESASERVRKGVSKKIQQDKIEKVIEMTKKAGIYILGNFIFGLPDDNYETMNETLQLAKKLNCEYVNFYVAMAYPGSYLYEWALKNGIKLPDEWSGFAQLSEDTYPLPTKYLKPEEVLKFRDDAFIDYYSNPEYLKMIEEKFGEKVVEHIKDMLKIKIKRKYV; this is encoded by the coding sequence ATGATTGACCTTTTACTTGTAAATCCAGGAAATCCTAAAAAAGTTTATGGGAAATTGAGAAGTAATCTTGCCGGAATAGAACCACCATACTGGTGTGCTTTAATTGCTTCTTTTATAAGAAAAAAAGGTTATTCAGTTAAAATAATAGATGCTGATGCTGAAAATTTATCTCCTGAGGAAACTGTAAATGAAATAATCAAAAATAATCCGGTTCTTGTTAATATCGTTGTAATGGGAACAAATCCTTCTGCTTCTTCTACTCCCAAAATGACAACCGTTAGAGAATTACTTAACATATTAAAAGAAAAAAATAAAAATATAAAAGTCATGCTTTCTGGTTTACATCCTTCATCATTACCTGAAAAAACATTAAAAGAAGAAAAAACTGATTTTGTATGTCAGGGAGAGGGGTTTTTAACAACCTTAAATTTACTTGAATGTTTAAAAGGAAAAAAAGATATAAGAGGAATAAAAGGTCTGTGGTATAGAAAGAATGATGAAATAGTAAGTGGTGGATATGAGGAAATAATAACAGACCTTGATTCTTTACCTTTACCTGCATGGGATTTATTACCTATGGAAAAATATAGAGCGCATAACTGGCATTGTTTTAAAAATATTGATGAAAGAGGTAATTATGCTGCAATTTATACAAGTTTTGGATGTCCATTTAATTGTTCTTATTGTAACATAAAAGCACTTTATAATAATAAACCAGGAATAAGATATAAATCGCCGGAAAAGGTCATTGAAGAGATAGATGAACTTGTGGGTAAATATAATATTAAAAATTTAAAAATTGCTGATGAACTTTTTGTTTTAAATAAAGAAAGGGTAAATAAAATATGTGATTTGATTATAGAAAGGGGATATAAACTTAATATATGGGCTTATGCAAGAATAGATACAGTTGATGAAGAAATATTGAAAAAGTTAAAAAAAGCAGGTTTTAATTGGCTATGTTATGGAATTGAATCAGCAAGTGAAAGAGTAAGAAAGGGTGTTTCTAAAAAAATACAGCAGGACAAAATTGAAAAAGTAATTGAAATGACAAAAAAAGCAGGAATTTATATACTCGGGAATTTCATTTTTGGACTTCCTGACGATAATTATGAAACTATGAATGAAACACTTCAACTTGCAAAAAAATTAAATTGTGAATATGTGAATTTTTATGTTGCTATGGCTTATCCGGGTTCTTATTTATACGAATGGGCTTTAAAAAATGGTATAAAACTGCCAGATGAATGGAGTGGTTTTGCACAACTTTCTGAAGATACATATCCTTTACCTACAAAGTATTTAAAACCGGAGGAGGTTTTGAAATTTAGAGATGATGCTTTTATTGACTATTACAGTAATCCTGAATATTTGAAAATGATAGAAGAAAAGTTTGGAGAAAAAGTTGTTGAACATATAAAAGATATGTTAAAAATAAAAATTAAGAGGAAATATGTATAA
- a CDS encoding DegT/DnrJ/EryC1/StrS family aminotransferase, which translates to MYKRKIPFGTIVITEKAKKIIYELLETKRVSQGKYVREFEKRFADIWGVKYGVAVSSGTDAIALALSVLYDFGAKRGDEVILPALTFIGTANAVLMAGFKPVFVDVELETLNINPEKIEEKITEKTKAMLPVHLMGKPVNMEKICEITKKYNLFLIEDSAEAHGSEYKGKNVGTFGDMGCFSTYVAHIISTIEGGIIITDNEEYAEILRSLRAHGRACKCDVCVLNTSSGYCKKRFKYGRDIRFVFERVGFSSKMNEIEAAVGIGNLEIYEEIIEKRRKNFFKLKEIFKEFEDYFYTIDEAKEEKLSPHAFPFILKEKCKFKRDELVFYLNENGIDTRDLFSSIPTQTPGYKFLGYKEGEFPISEYIGNNGIHIGVHQDIDDEDIEYVGEVIKSFLEING; encoded by the coding sequence ATGTATAAAAGAAAAATACCTTTCGGCACAATAGTAATAACAGAAAAAGCAAAAAAGATAATATATGAATTACTTGAAACAAAAAGAGTATCTCAGGGAAAATATGTTAGAGAATTTGAAAAAAGGTTTGCGGATATTTGGGGAGTTAAATATGGAGTTGCTGTAAGCAGTGGAACAGATGCAATTGCTCTTGCTCTTTCAGTTCTTTATGATTTTGGTGCAAAAAGAGGTGATGAAGTAATTCTTCCTGCTTTAACTTTTATTGGAACTGCAAATGCAGTTTTGATGGCTGGTTTTAAACCTGTATTTGTGGATGTAGAACTTGAAACATTAAATATAAATCCAGAAAAAATTGAAGAAAAAATAACAGAAAAAACAAAAGCAATGTTACCCGTACATCTTATGGGAAAACCTGTAAATATGGAAAAAATATGTGAAATTACAAAAAAATATAATCTATTTTTAATTGAAGATTCAGCAGAAGCACACGGTTCAGAATATAAAGGTAAAAATGTTGGAACTTTTGGAGATATGGGTTGCTTCAGTACATATGTTGCCCATATAATTTCAACAATTGAAGGAGGAATTATCATAACAGATAATGAAGAATATGCTGAAATATTGAGGTCTTTAAGAGCACATGGAAGAGCGTGTAAATGTGATGTTTGTGTTTTAAATACTTCTTCCGGATATTGCAAAAAAAGATTTAAATATGGTAGGGATATAAGATTTGTATTTGAAAGAGTTGGCTTTTCCTCAAAAATGAATGAAATTGAAGCGGCGGTAGGCATTGGAAACCTTGAAATATATGAAGAAATAATTGAAAAAAGAAGAAAAAACTTTTTTAAACTGAAAGAAATTTTTAAGGAATTTGAAGATTATTTCTATACAATTGATGAGGCAAAAGAAGAAAAATTAAGTCCCCATGCTTTCCCTTTTATTTTAAAGGAAAAATGTAAGTTTAAAAGAGATGAACTTGTTTTTTATTTAAATGAAAATGGCATTGATACAAGAGACCTTTTTTCTTCAATACCCACTCAGACACCTGGATATAAATTTTTGGGATATAAAGAAGGTGAATTTCCCATTTCTGAATATATTGGAAATAACGGAATCCATATAGGAGTTCATCAGGATATAGATGATGAAGATATTGAATATGTTGGAGAAGTAATAAAGAGTTTTCTGGAAATAAATGGATAA
- a CDS encoding GDP-L-fucose synthase produces the protein MDKNSSIYIAGHTGLIGSAITRILKQKGYKNLILKKRDELDLGIQKDVERFFEKERPEYVFICAGRTGGIKANIEKGADFIYENSIINLNLIHFSHIFNVKKLLYIGCSCMYPVNCPQPMKEEYLLTGKIEKTNEPYAIAKIMGLKMCQAYNEQYKTEFLTVIGGNVYGSGEKQFDEGAHVIPALIKKFYIAKKENLKEIEIWGTGNAKRDFIYVDDIANACIFLMENYNGKEIINIGTGRGTSIKEIVEVLKEISGFKGKIIFNEKMPEGAGIRILDIEKIKKLGWVPEYNIYEGLKLTYKWFTEKYGK, from the coding sequence ATGGATAAAAATTCTTCTATTTACATAGCAGGTCATACCGGCCTTATTGGTTCAGCAATAACACGAATTTTGAAACAAAAAGGATATAAAAATTTAATTTTAAAAAAAAGAGATGAACTTGATTTAGGAATTCAAAAAGATGTTGAAAGATTTTTTGAAAAAGAAAGACCTGAATATGTTTTTATATGTGCAGGAAGAACAGGAGGAATAAAAGCAAATATTGAAAAGGGTGCCGACTTCATTTATGAAAACTCAATAATCAATCTCAATCTTATTCATTTTTCTCATATTTTTAATGTTAAAAAACTTCTCTATATTGGATGTTCCTGTATGTATCCGGTTAATTGTCCCCAGCCAATGAAAGAGGAATATTTATTAACAGGAAAAATTGAAAAAACAAATGAACCTTATGCAATTGCAAAAATAATGGGACTTAAAATGTGTCAGGCATATAATGAACAATATAAAACTGAATTTTTAACAGTTATAGGAGGAAATGTTTATGGATCAGGAGAAAAACAATTTGATGAAGGAGCACATGTTATACCTGCTTTGATTAAAAAATTTTATATTGCAAAAAAAGAAAACTTAAAGGAAATTGAGATATGGGGAACAGGAAATGCAAAAAGAGATTTTATATATGTTGATGATATAGCAAATGCCTGTATTTTTTTAATGGAAAATTACAATGGTAAAGAGATTATAAATATTGGGACTGGAAGAGGTACAAGTATAAAAGAAATTGTTGAAGTTTTAAAAGAAATCAGTGGTTTTAAGGGGAAAATAATATTTAATGAAAAAATGCCAGAAGGTGCTGGTATTAGAATTTTAGACATTGAGAAAATAAAAAAATTAGGATGGGTACCGGAATATAACATATATGAAGGTTTAAAATTGACATATAAATGGTTTACGGAAAAATATGGAAAATGA
- a CDS encoding glycosyltransferase family 2 protein: protein MENEEIFSIITVSLNQGKYIEETIKSVIFQEGDFYLEYLILDGGSTDNTLEILEKYKKGFENKEIKINCKGLEFRYISEKDEGPTNALNKGFKLTKGEIIGILNSDDIYPTGILKKVWNTFKKNEKIDIVYGDVKFIDASGNFVKIKKNKRNIKEKDFIYENALIQPEVFLKRKVIEKVGIFDENLKFANDYEFWIRCLKNNLKFKYIPYTLAIFRKRYDARSSSSNLFIFVETLKVQKKYFGKTEKLLKNIGIYSAMYAYETKNSFENSFEMLEKNLSKNEIYLNKREIKKAKSYGYLKFSIYKIFENKKEGIKSYLKGFKNNPFIFFTKNNLIFIVRLILFHKNIYFGIKKFLKFF from the coding sequence ATGGAAAATGAAGAAATTTTTTCTATCATAACCGTCTCCTTAAATCAGGGAAAATATATAGAAGAAACAATAAAAAGTGTAATTTTTCAGGAAGGAGATTTCTATCTTGAATATCTCATTTTAGATGGCGGTTCTACAGATAATACCCTTGAAATACTTGAAAAATATAAGAAAGGGTTTGAAAATAAAGAAATTAAAATAAACTGTAAAGGACTTGAATTTAGATATATTTCAGAAAAGGATGAAGGACCAACGAATGCTCTAAATAAAGGTTTTAAATTAACAAAAGGGGAAATTATAGGAATACTTAATTCTGATGATATTTATCCGACCGGGATTCTAAAAAAGGTATGGAATACCTTTAAAAAAAACGAAAAGATAGACATCGTTTATGGAGATGTTAAATTTATTGATGCATCAGGAAATTTTGTAAAAATAAAAAAAAATAAAAGAAATATTAAAGAAAAAGATTTTATTTATGAGAATGCTCTGATTCAACCGGAGGTTTTTTTGAAAAGAAAAGTAATAGAAAAAGTTGGAATTTTTGATGAAAATTTAAAATTTGCAAATGACTATGAGTTCTGGATAAGATGTTTGAAAAATAATTTAAAATTCAAATACATACCTTATACTCTTGCAATTTTCAGGAAAAGATATGATGCGAGAAGTTCAAGTTCAAATTTATTTATTTTTGTTGAAACTTTAAAAGTCCAGAAAAAATATTTCGGAAAAACTGAAAAATTATTAAAAAATATTGGAATTTATTCTGCTATGTATGCTTATGAAACCAAAAATTCTTTTGAAAATTCATTTGAAATGCTGGAAAAAAATTTATCAAAAAACGAAATTTACTTAAACAAAAGAGAAATTAAAAAAGCAAAATCTTATGGTTATTTAAAATTTTCTATATATAAAATTTTTGAAAATAAAAAAGAAGGAATAAAAAGTTATCTAAAAGGATTTAAAAACAATCCTTTTATATTTTTTACAAAAAACAATTTAATTTTCATTGTAAGGTTAATTCTTTTCCATAAAAATATTTATTTCGGCATTAAAAAATTTCTTAAATTTTTTTGA
- a CDS encoding glycosyltransferase family 4 protein, whose protein sequence is MRVLIIIRDFFSIGGAENFAREFTVNLKKKNVEVKVITSRNSLFKKREKFLNNIKIIQLYSPKKRIIGTIIYCFSLFLYLIFHCREYDIIQSFFLKHSSFVSVIAGKLLKKKVFCRMECSGIFGDLNTLKKVPFSSIYLKVFKKSDGIIVLSNEMKKELESAGFKRKKIFLIPNCVDIRKFKPSENKSIVKEKLGFKDEKIIIFVGRLTKQKGIDYLLEAFKDINIPEKFLIIIGDGELKKYLVNKVEKLNIKEKVLFLGKIENVTQYLQIADVFVLPSISEGLPISLLEAMACGLPVIVSEVGGNIDIVENKINGYLIEPRNISKIKNAIEELLKDEKKMKLVSEKNRKKIEENYSYEIIIEKYLKLYLEGK, encoded by the coding sequence ATGAGAGTGTTAATAATTATAAGAGATTTTTTTTCAATAGGTGGAGCAGAAAATTTTGCAAGAGAGTTTACTGTAAATTTAAAAAAGAAAAATGTAGAAGTAAAGGTTATAACATCAAGAAATTCTTTATTTAAAAAAAGGGAAAAATTTTTAAATAATATTAAAATTATTCAACTTTACTCTCCAAAAAAAAGAATTATTGGTACAATCATTTATTGTTTTTCTTTATTTTTATATCTCATTTTTCACTGTAGAGAATATGATATTATTCAATCATTTTTCTTAAAACATAGTTCTTTTGTTTCTGTTATCGCTGGAAAATTATTAAAGAAAAAAGTTTTTTGCAGAATGGAATGTTCGGGAATTTTTGGAGATTTAAACACTTTAAAAAAAGTACCATTTTCAAGTATTTATTTAAAAGTTTTTAAAAAGAGTGACGGGATAATTGTTTTAAGTAATGAAATGAAAAAAGAACTAGAAAGTGCTGGATTTAAAAGAAAAAAAATTTTTCTTATTCCAAATTGTGTAGATATAAGGAAATTTAAACCATCAGAAAATAAAAGTATTGTTAAAGAAAAACTTGGATTCAAAGATGAAAAAATTATAATATTTGTTGGAAGATTGACAAAACAAAAGGGTATTGATTATCTCTTGGAAGCATTTAAAGATATAAATATACCTGAAAAATTTTTGATTATTATAGGGGATGGAGAATTGAAAAAATATTTAGTGAATAAGGTTGAAAAACTAAATATCAAAGAAAAGGTTTTATTTTTGGGAAAAATAGAAAATGTTACTCAATATTTACAAATAGCAGATGTTTTTGTTTTACCTTCTATTTCTGAAGGACTTCCTATATCATTACTTGAAGCTATGGCATGTGGACTTCCTGTGATTGTTTCAGAAGTGGGTGGTAATATTGACATAGTTGAAAATAAAATAAATGGATATTTAATAGAGCCGAGAAATATTAGTAAAATTAAAAATGCAATAGAAGAGTTGTTAAAAGATGAGAAAAAAATGAAGTTAGTAAGTGAAAAAAACAGAAAGAAAATTGAGGAGAATTATTCTTATGAAATAATTATAGAGAAATATTTAAAATTGTATTTGGAAGGAAAATGA
- a CDS encoding methyltransferase domain-containing protein — protein MKKFKFGKNWKNFLKVLNEKRIKEAEISLKELTGLNNLKEKTFVDIGCGSGIFSLAARNLGASVYSFDCDEEAIECAKILKNKFYKDDEIWKIEKGDILNREYVESLKKFDIIYIWGVVHHTGNMWRAMENLLYFVKNDSYLIISVYNDQ, from the coding sequence ATGAAGAAATTTAAATTTGGAAAAAACTGGAAGAATTTTTTAAAAGTATTAAATGAAAAAAGAATAAAAGAAGCGGAAATTTCTCTGAAGGAATTAACAGGATTAAATAACTTGAAAGAAAAAACTTTTGTTGATATTGGATGTGGAAGTGGAATTTTTAGTTTAGCAGCGAGAAATTTAGGAGCAAGTGTTTATTCTTTTGACTGTGATGAAGAGGCAATTGAATGTGCGAAGATACTAAAAAACAAATTTTATAAAGATGATGAAATCTGGAAAATTGAAAAAGGCGATATATTGAATAGGGAATATGTTGAATCTCTCAAGAAATTTGATATTATTTATATTTGGGGAGTAGTTCATCATACTGGAAATATGTGGAGGGCAATGGAAAACCTTTTATATTTTGTGAAAAATGATAGTTATTTAATTATTTCTGTCTACAATGACCAATGA